The genomic window AGATGATGTTGACAAAGGTAGCCCACGCAGGTAGATACCGTCAACCAGATAGTATCCCATGTTGTATTGATGACCATTGACAATATAGTGGTAAAGAGGAGCTTTTTCTTCAGTCAGCCTACCAAACAATAGTGAACGCTACGGCACATTGATGTCCTTGTGAGACCCGGGCACGCCAAAAAAGCGTACCAAATCCAAAGATCCTGTGATGCAACTACTTCAAAAATGACGATGGacttcttaacatgaccctgatattTCCATTGTAAAGGTTTTGGGCAGTTCTTCAATTTCCAATGCATACAGTCAAGAGATCTGAGCAAACCTAGCCACCCTCTTACTTTCGAGATTCTAAGAGCCTCTCGGTGTCCGGCGCTGCTGGTTCTCTTAGGTACTGAGGTCCAAACACCACGACAATTGCAACCCTGATCATGGCATCTCTGCATGTGATCTCATACATCTAGGTACTCGTCCCACGAATCAGCGactgtgccatatgcaagcatccgcaatGCGGCCATGCACTTCTGGTAATAAGAGAACCCAATCCTTCCCACGACgtccttcttcaagatgaagtaATCATCAAAAGACCAGACGCCATGGTAGAGACGATAAAAAACATTTTTGCACATCTGAAGACGCAGGCGAAAAATGTCAACGAAGAGGGTATCTAGGGCAAAGTAGTCGTCCATCAACGTCAAATGGCCGCGCACCTAGTTGCGATTGAGCACGCGATGACCCTTGATCGATCCCTTGATGTTAAAAACATGCTCCTTCGCATGTTCCGCGCCTGCAAGGACCGCttgcatcattgtcgtctcacctgTGTAGTTCTCTTTGTCGGACGAGCCGTCGGTGGACTCAACGTAGTGCTTATATATATGTACTCATATCCGAATCGGGACAAAAAAATGTAGGTGTTGTTTGGAATTGGCCCCTGCTCGCTCTGCCAACGAGGGGCACGCCAATATTTTGGAATCGGCTGCCCACACCTAGCCAATAAGTTGGTCGCGAATTGAATGCTAAAGCTTGCTGCTCTTGGGGCGAGCCAAATAATTGGAGCCCATCCAAACAGTTGCCAACCCTTTGGTCGACCCCAAAGTTTGGGTCGGGTAACCATCAACACCAATCCAAAAGTCCTCTTAGCACGGGCATTTTGCCGAAAAGTTGCCGGGCAAGGCGAGTATCGTAGGAGCTAACGGTACTTGCGCGATGTTCGGAGGAGAGGTGTGGAATGCTGACGGAGAAGCGGCTTGGAGCCCAAGTGTACCGCTGAAGGTGACGGACTCATCGAGTTCCTTGCGGCAAGGGTGTGgcgggacggggacggccgggatggtggagcggtggcgaagaagacaagagagaaaaaAAAATGGAGAAGAGTCAACAGCTTTCTACGTACAACTCTGCTACAAGCCTCGCCGTAGACAAATTAGCATTACAATTTTACAACACACAAGTACGTACATGGGCAGTAACCAACATACGAATTCTGTCAACACTACGCATACTCATTCGGAGGAAAAAAGATGCAGGAGATCACTACCACGCACACTGGGCCGAGCAGGCGAAACCGGAAACTGTCCGTGGAGCCCCTCGCCATCACTCCCGTAGCACTGCTCACCGAATCACGCGCCAACGaaccatcaccgccgccgccgccatggcaggCACCAACGCCGACGCCGACGTCCCGCACGACGTCCAGGCACAGCCCCGAGTTGCCGCTGAGGTCGAGGTTGCGGCCGAGCCGCCGCAGGAACGCGCCGTCGAACGGCACGGCCCCGCCCAGCCCGTTGTTGCTCAGGTTCAGGTGGTATATCCTGTGCAGCCTGCTCAGCCCCGCGGGAATCTCACCCGTGAGGTTGTTGTCTTGGAGCGAAAGCGTCGTCAGGCTCGCCAGCTGACCAAACGCCGCCGGTATCGGCCCCGAGTAGCCGGAACCGGCTAGCCGGAGTTCTCGAAGACGGGCGAGGCTGCCGAGCTCAGACGGCAGCGCGACGTCCATTGGGTTGTTGTCCATGATCAGGTACTGGAGGTTCCGGAGACCAGAGAGGCCAGGGGGGAAGTGCCCATTGAGGCCGTTGTTGCTTAACGCCAGGAAGGTGAGGGAGGTGAGGTTGGCGATGGTGTCCGGAATGCCGCCGGTGAGATTGTTGGAGCTCAGGTCCAGCTTCTGCAGCTGGCGCAGGTCCCCGATCCGGCTGGGGATGGGGCCGGACAGCGCGTTGTAGCTGAGGTCCAGGCCGACCAAGCCCTTGAGTTCGCTGATCCGGCTCGGCACCGGCCCGGAGAGGGAGTTGTAGCTGAGGTCGAGGTGCACCAGCGACTTGAGATCGCCGATGCCCTGCGGGATCTCACCACGGACGAGGCCGTTCTGGGAGATGGTGAGCACCTGGAGGGACCTGAGCCTGACAAGCTGCGGCGGCATGACGCCGGACAGCGACGGGTTGGCCCTGATGCTGAGCTGCTGCAGGGTGGAGGACGAGAGGTTGGCCGAAGGGAGGACGAGGGCGGTGACGGCGGCCGGGTTGTTGAAGCAGTCGACGAAGAAGAGGGACTGGAGGCGGGGCAGGGTGAGCACCTGGGGTGGGAAGGTGGCCGCGTCCTTGCACGACGGGTTGGGCTCCACGCCGAAGTCCAGCCGCGTGACGTGCAGCGGCGCCGCGCTGCCGGGCGCCGGCTTGCACTCGAGCCCCGGCCAGGGCGCGCCGCAGGGGTCGGGGCTCTCGGAGCGCCAGTCCCGGTCGGAGGAGACGGCGTCCATGACGAGGAACAGCGTCTCCCTCTCCGCCGGGTCCatggccgccgccaccgcggcGGCCAGCGAGAGCAGGCACAGGAAGGCCGCAATGAAGGCCGGCATCGTGGTATCCATTCGCCAGTGCGTTCCGTTCCGGGGCTTTGCGTTTGATGAGTGTGGTTTTCCCGGGGTTTAAGAGCAGCAGAGCTCGGCCGCGTGGGCGACGCAGATGGGGCCAGTGCGCGGTGATTGACGTGACGATCCTGACGTGACCGGCCATGGCCAGAGAGAGCATCGTGCAAAGAAAGGCTTGCGTTTGGGACGCCGGGAAAAACCTCGGCCTCACACGAATTAGTGGTACGAGCAGCGCACAGGAGGTTGCTGTCTGCACAGTGGGAGGCACCAAAGCGCAGTGCACACAGTGTGGCACGTCATGTTTTCCACAAGGAACCGCGCATATGGTCCTCGCTACAGAAGGACAGGGCTAGCAATACCACTGCTACATAAGATAAGTTGACTGGTCAGGCACTAGTTAAGTCACTGAGTAAAACTGGCTTATCAGGCCAAGTACAAAGGAGAGGGACCCGTCGCTCCATAACTTATTACACAGCGAGTTTTGGACGAGTAATACCTGCATGGCATGCCTGCGTGTTGGTGTCCATCCATCTCAAAGGTGTGGTGCTGCTGACACAGCTAGCAGAGAAGGGTACTTAATTTAAGTAAGTAGCAGCAAAGGAAACATGTTTTGTTGGTCAGCACAAGTTCATAAGCCATCTCCGCAAATAGCAAACCCAACATTAacataaatagtactccctccgtcccataatataagagcttttctgacactagtgtagtgtcagaaaagctcttatattatgagacagaggaaGTAGCATCGAAACAAAGGAACTCAGATGTAAATAGTAACAGAATCGAAATGTAGAAACCAATTAGGACAAACATTTCAAAAGGAATTAAAGAACAAAAAATTCAAATGGAGGCTGAATTTGCAAAGTTCAAAGTTCACTCTTTagtttcaaaaattctgaaaataagtaCACATATACCTAGAGTCATAACGGGCATGTGTGTACAATTTTCTGGTTGAAATAGAGCTACACCAAAAAAAGGCCTTTTAACATATGTACTGTTAATCCTCAAAGTCCATGATTTTATCTTTTTGTGCACCTcgcaattcaaggtatttcattctgaaattttacacacatacacattAGAGCATCTACAGGCAGACTTGGCAAATCTGGGCCCTCAAACGATCGCGAACGCGCACAATGACTGGTTATGCCTCAAATAATCCATTCTGCATCCGTTTACctcatactccatccgttccatgATGTAGTGCCTATAGACTTTTGCAAAAGtaaaacattacaaactttgaccatatttatagagagaagtaggtacatctagaataccaaatgcacatcattggttacatcatgagttatattttcagaatgtacatatttgatattgtagatgtagaaagttttctctatacacttggttaaagttagcaaagtttgactttcacaaAAATCTATAGGCGCTACATTGTGGAATGGAACGAGTATCTGGCACCCTATATCCACACTACTAATGCAACGTGATGAACTACTCTAAGTGATCAAACAAAGGACAAAGAAAGTCTCATCTCGAAAGTCCTCTCCtaattttttctagggcaaatggcatcatataggagaagatgggcctcGGAGGCTGGCCAGATCAATCTGATATCTTCTCCgtgtaaaccctagacctctcATGTCTATATAAAGGGATGTCTAGGATCCTCATTAGGAATCCAATCTGGAACTCAACTCTCGATAGACATCCCAAACACCATTGTAATCCTCTGCACGAGGTATCCCCTCACCATCacaaagcaggacatagggtattactcttcggaggctcgaacctgggtaaac from Triticum aestivum cultivar Chinese Spring chromosome 3B, IWGSC CS RefSeq v2.1, whole genome shotgun sequence includes these protein-coding regions:
- the LOC123070703 gene encoding receptor like protein 29 gives rise to the protein MDTTMPAFIAAFLCLLSLAAAVAAAMDPAERETLFLVMDAVSSDRDWRSESPDPCGAPWPGLECKPAPGSAAPLHVTRLDFGVEPNPSCKDAATFPPQVLTLPRLQSLFFVDCFNNPAAVTALVLPSANLSSSTLQQLSIRANPSLSGVMPPQLVRLRSLQVLTISQNGLVRGEIPQGIGDLKSLVHLDLSYNSLSGPVPSRISELKGLVGLDLSYNALSGPIPSRIGDLRQLQKLDLSSNNLTGGIPDTIANLTSLTFLALSNNGLNGHFPPGLSGLRNLQYLIMDNNPMDVALPSELGSLARLRELRLAGSGYSGPIPAAFGQLASLTTLSLQDNNLTGEIPAGLSRLHRIYHLNLSNNGLGGAVPFDGAFLRRLGRNLDLSGNSGLCLDVVRDVGVGVGACHGGGGGDGSLARDSVSSATGVMARGSTDSFRFRLLGPVCVVVISCIFFPPNEYA